In Agromyces sp. Leaf222, the genomic window ATCGGCGTCGTGAAGGTGCCCGACGGCATGCCGGAGCAGCTCGGCATGGTCGGGTTCTTCTACCCGACGCAGACCACGCTCGACTCCGGCGCGTACTCGTCGAGCTACCCCGACCTCGTGTACCCCGTGCTGACGCTCAACGTCTACTCGGGCGACCTCGGCATCGACGGCGGAAAGCCGACCTCGGTCTACACGCTCGACCCCTCGACCATGGAGCAGCTCACGGGCGGCAAGACCGGGGTCGACTCGATCGAGCTCATGCCGGGCCAGACCCAGGACCTGCCGAACGGCCTCGGCACGGTGACGTTCGAGGACGCGACCCCCGAGGGCGAGCCGAACGTCGCCGACGGCGACTACTCGCAGAGCGTCGACCGGTTCGCGAGCTTCGACATCCACCGCGATCCGTCGCAGGGCTGGGTGCTCGTCTTCGCGATCCTCATCATCGCGGGCCTGCTGGTGTCGCTGTTCATCCCGCGCCGCCGCGTGTGGGTGAAGGCCGCGAAGCGCCCAGACGGCCGGGTCGTGCTCGAGTACGCGGGGCTCGCCCGTGGCGAGGACCCGGGCCTCGACGAGGCCGTGACCGCGTTCGCCGACAAGCACGCGGGCCCGGCGGCCGATCTCGACGACGTCGACGACGATCTCGACGACACCGCCTCCGATGCCGTTGCGCCGGCTCCCGGCGCTCCCGGCGCTCCCGAAGACCCCGAATCCGCCGGTGACCCGGCGAAACCGACGACGTAAGGTTGTAGCCGTGACGCTCGACGAGATCTCCATCACCCTCGTGTACTCGGCCATGGCCGTCTACGCGATCGCGTTCATCGCCTACGCGATCGACCTCGCGCGCCGCTCGGCGGTCGCCGCCAGTGCGGCGGATGCCGCGGCCGCGGCGTCGCTCGCATCCTCGGCGACCCCAGCCACCGTGGGCGCCCCGGCGACCGTGGGGGCTCCCGCCACCGCAGGTGCCCGCGTGTCGGGCGCTTCGGGCGCCGGCGCGGCGGCGGGCGCACCGTCGAAGGGCGGCCGCGCCGCGGCATCCGTCGCCCGGGCCGGAGGCGCGTCGGTGGCCTACGGCCGCTCGCCGTCGCTGCGAGTGGGCGTCGCCATGACCGTGCTGGCGTGGGCGCTGCACCTCGCCGCCGACATCACCCGCGGCCTCGCGGCCGGGCGGGTGCCGTGGGCGAACATGTACGAGTTCGCGCTCACCGGAACCCTCATCATCACGAGCGTCTACCTGCTCGTGCTCGTCGTCTCGAAGCACGACCTGCGGTTCCTCGGCACGTTCATCACCGGCCTCGTGCTCGTGCTGCTCGGCATCGCGACCGTGAACTTCTACGTCAGCGTCGTGCCCCTGCCGCCGGCACTGCAGTCGGCCTGGCTCGTCATCCACGTGTTCGTGGCGACCTCGGCGGTCGGGTTCCTCGCGCTCGGCTTCGCGCTCTCGGTCGTGCAGCTCATGCAGTCGCGCCGCGAGACGATGCTCGCCACGGCGAAGCAGGTCAGGCGGTCGTTCCTCGCGACGCTGCCCGACTCGGCGACGCTCGAGAACCTGGCCTACCGCGTCACCATCATCGGCTTCATCCTCTGGACCTTCACCCTCATGGCCGGCGCCATCTGGGCCGAGGCCGCCTGGGGCCGCTACTGGGGCTGGGACACCAAGGAGGTGTGGACCTTCATCATCTGGGTGGTCTACGCCGGCTACATCCACGCGCGTGCGACCCGCGGCTGGCGCGGTTCGCGTTCGGCCTGGCTCGCGATCATCGGCTTCTCGACGGTCATGTTCAACTTCACCGTCGTCAACCTGTTCTTCAAGGGTCTGCACGCGTACTCGGGTCTCTGAGCAGCGCCGGCCGCACGGCTCGGCGGGCCTGACCCGCACCGGGCTCTCCGTCAGACCCCCGGCAGGGCACCCGCCACCGCTCTGGCACCGACCTTTTCAGGACCACATCGGTCATGGCTGCAGTATGCGGATATGAGCGATGTGGTCCTGAAAAGGTGCGTCGTGCATTGCCAGGGCCGAGGTAGCCGGAGCACCATCGCTGTATGGAGCTGCAGAGGCTGCTGGAACGCGAGCGCGAACTCGACGAGCTCATTTCCGGCGCGCGTGCGTCGCTGGCCGGGCGAGGCGAGGTGCTGCTCGTGCACGGCGAGGCCGGCATCGGCAAGTCGAGTCTCGTGCAGGCGCTCCGCACCGATCCGCCGAGCGGATGCCGCGTGCTGGTCGGGTCGTGCGACGCACTCGCCACGCCGCGAACCCTGGGCCCGCTGCGCGACCTGATCCCGTTCGTCGGGGAGCGCCTGGCGGCGGCGCTTCGCGCGGGCGATCGCGAGGAGGTCTTCGACGCGCTGCGCGACGAGCTCGCCGGGGCCCCGGGCACCGTGCTCGTGATCGAGGACGTGCACTGGGCCGATGAGGCGACGCTCGATGCCCTGACCTTCGTGGCCCGGCGGGTCGAGACGCTTCCGGTGCTCGTCGTGCTGACCTACCGCGACGACGAGATCGACCATGGGCATCCGCTCGCGCGCCTGCTCGGCGACCTGCATGTGAACGTGCGGCACCTCGCCGTTCCGCGGCTGTCGCCGGGGGCCGTCGCCGCCATTGCGGTCGATCGCGGCCTCGACCCGAAGCAGGTGTTCGACCTGACGCAGGGCAACCCGTACTTCGTCGGCGAACTCGTCGCGTCGGCGGATGCCGTGCACGTGCCGCGCTCGGTCGTCGACGCGGTCACGGGTCGGCTCCATCGCCTGCCGGTCGAGGCTCGAGGCCAGGTCGAGCAGCTCGCCGTGATCCCTTCGGCGGTCGCGAGTGCCGAGGTCGCGCGACTCGTGCCGGGGGGAGCCGCGGCGCTCGGCGCGGCCGAGGAGCGCGGACTGCTGACCGTGCGGCCCGACGGCGTCGCGTTCCGGCACGAGCTGACGCGCCGGGCGATCGTGGACGCGATGCCGGCCGCACGGCGCATCGAGCTGAACGCCCGCGTGCTCGCCGTGCTCCTCGAGCTCGACGCGGATCCCGCTCGCATCGTGTCGCACGCCGTCGAGGCCGGAGACGGCGAGGTCGTGGCCGCGTGGGCGCCGCGTGCCGCGCGCGATGCGGCGGCCAGCGGCGCCCATCGGCAGGCGGCGGTGCACTTCCGGGCGGCACTCGAGCACGCGTCGGCACTCGACCCGGTCGAACGCGTCGACCTCATGCAGGCCTACGCGATCGAGCTGTACACGCTCGGCGCCGACCAGGAGGCGGTGGCCGTGCAGGCGGAGGTCCTCGACGCGCGGCGGACGGCCGGGGACGCGACCGCGCTCGGCGCGAGCCTGCGCTGGGCGTCGCGGTTCCACTGGCTCGCCGGGCAGCGGGCCGAGGCCGAGGCAACGGCCCGTGAGGCATCCGCATGCCTCACGAACTCGACCGATCGCGCGCTGTTCGCGCTCGCGCTGAGCAACGAGGCGCAGCTCGCGATGCTCGCGCACGATCTGTCGCGCGCGCTCGAGCTGGCGCCGCGCGCGGTCGCGATCGCGCGGGAGACGGGCGACCGACGGGCACTGTCGCATTCGCTGAACAACCTCGGCACCGCCCGCCTGCTGTTGAACGACGAGGCGGGCGTCGCCGAGCTCACCGAGGCGGCCGAGGTCGCGGCGGCCGCGAACCTCATGGACGACGCGGCCCGCGCACACGTGAACCTCGTGTGGAGCCTGCTCGACCAGTACCGCATCGACCTCGCCGAGCGGCACCTCGACGCCGCCCTCGAGTTCTCGGAGCGCGCCGAGGTGATGGGGCTCTGGACCTACCAGAAGGTCGAGCACGCCAGGCTCCACCTCGCCCGCGGCGAGTGGGACGAAGCCCTCGCCGCTGCGGCCTACGGCCGCGAGGCGCTTCCGCACGCGCACTGCGTCGCGCTCACCGTCATCGGCACCGTGCAGGTGCGGCGGGGCGACCCGCAGGGTGAAGAGACCCTCCGCGAGGCACTCGCCGTGGCGACCAGGCTCGGGGAGTTGCAGCGAACGGGCCCGGTCGCCGCGGCCATGGCCGAGGCGGCGCTCCTGCGCGGGTCTGCGTCGGAGGCGCTCGCGGTCGTGGGGCCGGCCCATGCGGAGGCGGTGCGGCTGGGCGCCGTGAACCAGACGGCCGAGCTCGCCGTGCTGCGGCGGCGGGCCGGCGTCGCCGACGCCGCCGACACGATGCCGCCCGACCTCGACCACCCGGCCGCGGTCCAGGCGCGGGGAGACTGGCGGCGCGCCGCGGACCTGTGGCACGCGGCGGGTGCGCCCTACCACGAGGCCGACGCGCTCGCCGAGAGTCCGCACGACGACGACCTGCTCGAGGCGCTCGCGATCCTCGACCGGCTCGGCGCCGTGCCCCTCGCCCGTCAGGTCAGGGCCGAGCTGCGTGCCCGTGGCGTCCGCGGTATTCCGCGCGGCCCTGCCGGCACGACCAGGCGCAATCCGGAGGGGCTCACCGATCGCCAGCTCGGGGTGCTCGTGCTGCTCGTCGAAGGACTCACGAATGCCGAGATCGCCGAACGGCTGGTGGTCTCGGTGCGCACGGTCGACAGCCACGTCGCCGCGATCCTGATGAAGCTCGACGTGCCGACGCGGCAGGACGCGGTGCTCGCGGCTCGCCGGCTCGGGATGCTCTCGGCCTGATCTCGGTAGGCCCGACGCGGGATCTCGGTATCCGTCGCCGATGAGCGGCGGGCATGCCCGGCCGTAGAACTGAGGTGTGCTCGAGAACGGGCGCAGTCGAGCGAATCGAGGACATCATGAACACCGCACTCGTCGACCCGGGCCGGGTGCCCGCCGGCCCGATCAACCCGGTCGGCCCCATCAGCCTGATCGGTCGGATGTCGCGGCGCATCGGCATGCTCATCGCCTCCGCGGCCGACGCGCGCCGCCGCCGGCCCGCTCCGAGCCGCGAGGAACTCATCGAACTGCACGAGCGCCGTCAGGTCGCCCAGCGCCTCCGCGAGGAGCAGTTCCAGAGGGTCGTGGTCGGCCGACTGCTGTGAGGGCGACCCGGATGGAGCACGTGAACGAACGAGAGGGCGGCGCCGGAATCCCGACGCCGCCCCCTTCCCAGCTCGCGGCGCCGAAGGTCTCGGCAGCCGCGAGGTCTCTCAGCTACACGGGGATCCTGCCGTGACGGTGCCGTTGGACACCTTCACCGCTCCTGATCCGATCGCGTAGTCGGCGCCGCCGTTGTTGTCCCAGGTGCCGGTGCCGTTGTTGAAGGCGGCGGTGATGCCCGTCGAGCCGGCGAGCTCGATGGTCTTCACCTTCCAGCCGGTGCACGCGGCGGTCATCGAGGTACCGGGCGCCGTGGTCCACGAGCCGTTGCCGACGCGGTAGTGGATGTTCGCGGTGGCCCAGGCTGTCGCGTAGTACACGGTGGTCGTGGTGGCCGGCTGCGTACCGCCGCACGGGTTCGCCGCGCCCACGACCCCGTTCGCGACCGTCGCGATCGTGCCGCTCAGGGCGTAGTCGCGGCCCCCGTTGTTGTCCCACGTGCCTGCGCCGTTGTTGAACGCGGCCGTGATGCCGGAGGCGCCTCCGGTGACGACCTTGGACACCCAGCCCGCGCAGGCCGCGGCCATGCCGGTTCCCGGAGCGGTCGTCCACGCGCCCGACCCGACCCGGTAGTGCACGTTATGGGCGCTCCACCCCTTCGAGGTCGAGTAGTACACCGTCAGGTCGCCGGCGCCGGGATTCGTGCCGGGGTCGGTTCCCGGATCCGTGCCGCCCTGTCCGGCCTTGGCGCCGACGTGCAGGGCGATGGCCCGGTTCGCGTCGACCGTCGCGGTGAGCTGGCCTGCGGCGTTCACGGTCACGACGCCTCCCGCGGAGCATCCGCTCGCCGTCGGCAGGCCGACGGTCACGTTGCAGTAGGCGCCGGCGGGCAGCGAGGTCTGGAAGGTGCGGGTGAGCGACCCGCCGCGGTTGATCGCCACGAAACCCTTGTCGCCGCGGCCGAACGCGATGGCGGTCGACCCGTTGTCCCACTTGGACGTGATCGAGGTGCCGTACGTCGCGTTGCGGAACCCGACCATGTTCTCGATCGAGGTCTGCGCGTGCTTGCATGTCCAGCCGTTCTGGCCGCAGACGGGGTCGACGACCTCGCCGTTGCCGGCGAGCGCGGGGCCCGCCTCCTTGTTCGAGAACTCGTAGCCGGAATGGATCGACGGCGAGCCGTAGTTCCACGCGAGCGTGAAGATCTGGGCGAGGTCGTAGGCCGCGCCGTCCTTGTAGCTCAGGGTCTCGCCGTTGCGCTCGGTGTCGTGGTTGTCGACGAACACGGCGGCGTTCTGGTTCGGCAGGAACCCGGCCCACGAAGGACCGATGCCGTTCCCCGTCACCAGCCAGTTGATCGTGCCGCCGCCGAAGGCCTCCTTGAGCTTGCGGGCGAAGGCGAACTCGTGGATGTCGCCGTACGAGGTGTACTCCTCGGGCTGGATCGGCTCGTTCGCCCGGATCACCTCCTGCACGACGTAGAGCCGGGCGCGGTCGTTCACCTTCGACAGGATGCCCTGCATGTCGCTCGCGGCGATGTGCTTCACGGCGTCGATGCGGAACCCGTCGACGCCGAGCGCGACGAGGTCGTTGAGGTATCCGGCGATCTTGCCCTGCACGTACGACGACGAGGTGTTCAGGTCGG contains:
- the ccsB gene encoding c-type cytochrome biogenesis protein CcsB; translation: MAVYAIAFIAYAIDLARRSAVAASAADAAAAASLASSATPATVGAPATVGAPATAGARVSGASGAGAAAGAPSKGGRAAASVARAGGASVAYGRSPSLRVGVAMTVLAWALHLAADITRGLAAGRVPWANMYEFALTGTLIITSVYLLVLVVSKHDLRFLGTFITGLVLVLLGIATVNFYVSVVPLPPALQSAWLVIHVFVATSAVGFLALGFALSVVQLMQSRRETMLATAKQVRRSFLATLPDSATLENLAYRVTIIGFILWTFTLMAGAIWAEAAWGRYWGWDTKEVWTFIIWVVYAGYIHARATRGWRGSRSAWLAIIGFSTVMFNFTVVNLFFKGLHAYSGL
- a CDS encoding AAA family ATPase, with protein sequence MELQRLLERERELDELISGARASLAGRGEVLLVHGEAGIGKSSLVQALRTDPPSGCRVLVGSCDALATPRTLGPLRDLIPFVGERLAAALRAGDREEVFDALRDELAGAPGTVLVIEDVHWADEATLDALTFVARRVETLPVLVVLTYRDDEIDHGHPLARLLGDLHVNVRHLAVPRLSPGAVAAIAVDRGLDPKQVFDLTQGNPYFVGELVASADAVHVPRSVVDAVTGRLHRLPVEARGQVEQLAVIPSAVASAEVARLVPGGAAALGAAEERGLLTVRPDGVAFRHELTRRAIVDAMPAARRIELNARVLAVLLELDADPARIVSHAVEAGDGEVVAAWAPRAARDAAASGAHRQAAVHFRAALEHASALDPVERVDLMQAYAIELYTLGADQEAVAVQAEVLDARRTAGDATALGASLRWASRFHWLAGQRAEAEATAREASACLTNSTDRALFALALSNEAQLAMLAHDLSRALELAPRAVAIARETGDRRALSHSLNNLGTARLLLNDEAGVAELTEAAEVAAAANLMDDAARAHVNLVWSLLDQYRIDLAERHLDAALEFSERAEVMGLWTYQKVEHARLHLARGEWDEALAAAAYGREALPHAHCVALTVIGTVQVRRGDPQGEETLREALAVATRLGELQRTGPVAAAMAEAALLRGSASEALAVVGPAHAEAVRLGAVNQTAELAVLRRRAGVADAADTMPPDLDHPAAVQARGDWRRAADLWHAAGAPYHEADALAESPHDDDLLEALAILDRLGAVPLARQVRAELRARGVRGIPRGPAGTTRRNPEGLTDRQLGVLVLLVEGLTNAEIAERLVVSVRTVDSHVAAILMKLDVPTRQDAVLAARRLGMLSA
- a CDS encoding carbohydrate binding domain-containing protein, whose product is MSDHPIDGASSAVPLRKRLRFLATILLGALIATLLATVPSPADDPADAAAPGPRDTTAVLFSWTWNAIARECTDNLGPAGYGYVQTSPPQEHVQGSEWWTSYQPVSYKIESRLGTRAEFKAMVDTCHAAGVKVIADAVINHMSGKSAGGTGWAGSSFQHYDYPGIYQSQDFHSCRRDISNYQNRTEVQECNLVNLSDLNTSSSYVQGKIAGYLNDLVALGVDGFRIDAVKHIAASDMQGILSKVNDRARLYVVQEVIRANEPIQPEEYTSYGDIHEFAFARKLKEAFGGGTINWLVTGNGIGPSWAGFLPNQNAAVFVDNHDTERNGETLSYKDGAAYDLAQIFTLAWNYGSPSIHSGYEFSNKEAGPALAGNGEVVDPVCGQNGWTCKHAQTSIENMVGFRNATYGTSITSKWDNGSTAIAFGRGDKGFVAINRGGSLTRTFQTSLPAGAYCNVTVGLPTASGCSAGGVVTVNAAGQLTATVDANRAIALHVGAKAGQGGTDPGTDPGTNPGAGDLTVYYSTSKGWSAHNVHYRVGSGAWTTAPGTGMAAACAGWVSKVVTGGASGITAAFNNGAGTWDNNGGRDYALSGTIATVANGVVGAANPCGGTQPATTTTVYYATAWATANIHYRVGNGSWTTAPGTSMTAACTGWKVKTIELAGSTGITAAFNNGTGTWDNNGGADYAIGSGAVKVSNGTVTAGSPCS